CCTAAGGAACCTGCCATTCCACCTAGAATGGTAGCTAGTAGTTTTGTCAGTTCAAGCATGGAAAAATCTGCCGGTGACATAGAAATGGGGAGGAAGCCAGTGTGGGATGAGGCTTCAGGAGATGATGATTATAATGGCACAGCAAGAAATGATGGCAGTCTGCATGAGGATCGTGGATTGACTGATGTCTCTCCAGATTTAAGCAGGATCATCCCCCCTCAGGGTATGGAAGGGCGCAGCGTCATGCATTCCAGACGATCGAGTTTAGGTAGAAAAAGTGGCAGCTGGGATATATCACCTGATGTTGTTGCTTTAGCAGCTGGAATAGGGGAATCAAAGCGGATGGCTAGTGGCAGTGGTGACAACTTGACATCAGATGCCCAACAGTCTAAGAGGCATACTAGGttgtaaaatgaaaagaagattGATTATAcgaaaccaaaaaagaaaaaagaaaaaagaatgatgtGTTTCTATTGTATTGGCTGGCCATTACTCCCCCCCCACCGTACTTTCTTCCTTGTTTATAATGATCTGTTTCAATGGGTTTGCGGTTTTAGTTGTAATTGTGTCATACTTTTTTGGCGGGCACCTTTGCCTGTGCATGAGTAGAAGTGATTcctaattttaatgttttgccAGATATCGACCAATTCGTAAGAACATGCTATAACAACTTTCAAAAGTCGCAGCAATTTTAATTCTTGGCGACATGAATTGCATTTGATGGAGATGATACTTGTCTTGATCACGTACAAGATCAAAGCAATTTCATAGATCTTATGAAAGCACATCATTCTTGGTACGAGGAAGGTACCTTATAGTTGTTTAAGTTCACAtgaaacaaaatagaaattCTTGAGAAACTTTTGTTGTTTACAAGTTTTAAAGTTTTGATGTATCTTAAAAGTGTATTATTTTAACCTTCCAGTAAACAATAGTGATCTTTCACTTCAAAACCTTCTTCCCATGCCCACAGCTAGAGTTTAAAATAGAAATTCACCGGTTCTTGCGAAGAGTGTTAATTCACGTACCTTCAATTGCATTAACCTATGAGATTCCACAGCTAGAAATCTAGCAATGGGAGTCAAGGAGTCACTTGGCGCCTTCTTTGAGAGAGTAGCGGTCCAGAAAGGGAAAAGGGTTCATCTCCCGTAAAGTTAGAGATATCAGTTTTTGAAACCAAACCTTGCTTCAATGGAAGTTGAGGATTTTAATTCTAACTGTGACCAAGAAGGCTTGCGACTAACTAAACttttgaaaatagaaatgaGGAGAAAAGCTGCACACGTTTACCATGGCAGTCAGAATCCAACCACCTAAACAGCAATGAGTAGTAGCCTTTAACAAGCACCACCAGCTGCTTTTACCTCCCCTTCCGTGGCTCCACTCAGGCTGGCTTGTGAACACTTCGACATACCGGTGTAATTAAATGTATTTGCTTCCCGCAACTTGAGCTAATCACAACACCCCACTACTCGCAACTGCACAAGtttaagacaaaaaagaaagcgTTCTGAAAGCAACAGGACATCATTTATGCAACATCAAATGTTGGGAGGATAATAATTCCATGGTGTTTAAAATACAGAAGTTGATGTAAAGATAATCGAGAGAGAAATATGAAATTTAGTTCCAAAAATGCAAGGCATTTCAGCTACTGTAATCCACTAATGACTGAAGCTAGAGCACAGTTGCAACTTGCAAACCGATACAATAGGCCAATTCTTCATGAAATCAGTTCATGGACTGGAAGCGTTTCATAATGATAAGACTCATATCCATATAACGCTGAGCACAGTTAGAAAGGCAAGATGATTCACTTGAGCTGAACTTGCTCCCCGGTGAGCTTGTGATGCATTTGTCCCAGCATGCACTTGTAAGCTTTGCCACCATCTCATTAACCATAGCTCTTTCCTTCTCTTGCtgcaaaaccaaaaaattcATTCCAAAATCAGAATCACATACGTCATTGTAAATTATCAAAGATCCAGCAAGGTGATAACAGCAACCATCCCACACTACCTTAAGAGacttaaattacaaaataacgCTCCCCAACATTTGTCTTCCTTAAGATACTCgaattaccaaaaaaacaacACTCCCCTCCACTAGTCTTCCTGTTAACTCTCCGTTCAAATTTATCACATCATAGTTACTCATAAAATAGCACGATTACCCATACAATTAAGCCCATGATACCAAATGACAGTTCTGGATTCTTCACGAAGCAAATCAAATCGTCTATAATTTAGTGTGATAACATAAAACCACATCAGCACCTTCCCTCAGCAAGAAACAAGAACCAACAACACAGTACTATAAGAGGAAATTCATCAAGAATATTATCAACACGAATAATATACCGAAACTGCACATACAAAAATTGAGTTTACTCATCATATCAGCAAAAAAGACCACACAAAATTTTCCACTAACCCCATTATTCAAATTATCCAACCAAATCAGGTTATCCGATCAAGCTTGAATTTTTTTGCAATAACAACTCAatacaataaaaagattaagataAAAATTACGTTAACCagacaacaaaacaatgcagTGGTAGTAATGACCAGAAAGTTGAGACCTTTAATGAATCAAAGACTAAAACCACAAGTgtaaatctttcaaaaaataaagctcaagaaaataaaagatgggAATTTGTGAAAAGGGAAAGAGGGATTCTATACTTACATTAAGGAATCGTTCCAATTCAGCTGAGTTAACTGATGAAGGATCCATTGTTttagtttctttgatttttctatcTGGGTAGTTAGCCTAAAACCCTGCTTTTGTTTGACGACCGCTTCCTTCAAAACCCTAAGCCAGAGCTTCTCTTTGGAACCACAAGAAATAGTAGGAAAGCGGTTAGTAAATGCTTCTTGGGCTTATATTCAATGGGCTGCCAAAATACTTCGGCAATTCTTTTTAAAGTCATTTTCTACATTTACAACGCAAACAAAAGCAGTTCAACCCGAGACTCAGGACCTAACtcgggttttaaaaaaattaattaaaaaatatttggtttaaCCTTATTAACTGGAGATTCAACCTATAATCCATTCgaactttttttgaaaaactgaaaTTACATCGCTAATCTGTCAAAAATCTAAGGTTGATCcagtaaaaaatattcaagttaaCCTactaatctaataaaaaatcatgattaatCAGGCCTACCCCGATCAAAATCTAATTCTTAacccattaattatttttttattattaaaataatttatttattttttttataaatctagaTCTATCCTGGTCAATACTTTCAATTCGTATCCGCGATTTTATCCCGGTTTCACAATTATGCTTGCGATAAAAGGCAAGAATAGTAAACGGATCTTTTATTGGATTTTGACCGTTTACACTTGAGCTATAACAAAAAAGGGATTATGCACGTCTTTaacatcttattttgtttatgacaTCCATTTTAGTGATTGGTAATCGCTTATATTTATGAGAGTAAGCatgttataaattaattaatttttaacataaaccaTTTAGTAAATGATGTAATAATAAAGATTTAAGAACTAAaagatttgtttctttgttattttaagtTCAGGGTGTTCAAACCTTGTAATTGctaatatgataattattaaaagattacatgtttattaattttaaaatctatataattaataaaattacacataaattaattaaaatattcacattaataataataataataaaaatttaaccttCAACGTAGCCGAGAAGCAACAAGTTGATAAAGTGGACTTGCACACTCATGGAACGAAAAGTGTGATCCAAGGTCCGTGAATGTGCAGTTAGCATAAACAAACTTTCTTATGAATTAAGCAtcacctttgtttttttttaactataaaatagCCACTAATTGATGCCTGATAAAGAGAGGTTAATTATATGTATGATTGTCAacatattgatcaaaataatagtaaaataattgcTAGCTGTTTTATGCAACGGGGTTCGTCTTTTCTTCTCTAGTCATCATCGTAAAGAAATTATGGTTTGAAAATAACTAGTTGAGGAAAAGGGACACCTATACCACCAACTACGACCCCATTCTCAATTAGGTCATCaacaaacaattttaatttccaATCGAATCCCCAATCTAATGACTCTCACTCAATTTAACCCACCAATCCAATTAATTGTGGTCCCaaatttccaaaattcaaaCACTAGAATTCTATCTTAGAATactcttgaaaaattcaggCATACCAAaactcaactttttttaatcCAGTTTTAAACAAGTCATTAATAACCAAATTAATGTATTCacagtaattgttttctttatgaTCTCTATAttgaatatataataacatgagaaaaacttaattatcaCTAGATTTAGTCTATTAATTAGTAGCTGAGTTAATTTAATGGGTGACAATTATTTTGTCCAAACTGCTAGAATTGTACAATTTGGATAAGAATGCATGATGGAATAACTAGGGCACTTTATGATGTTaaacatgttatttatatataaaaaaattgttttctctaTCAATCTTTCGATACAATAAAGATAGATAATTAATTACCGTGCATGAAGAGATATATTAATCTTtaaataagaattataattaggAGATTATCCAACctcttaaccaaaaaaaaaataataataaaatgttagtgtatctttaaaaacaaattcaatacaTTTTGTAAGAGATGGCATGCGCCATGAAAGGACAAAGTGCATTGATGTTAGATACCACTTTTTGTGAGATGTTATTGTTTTGGATAGCATTATTGTGAAAAGGATTGGCAATTACAAATATTCCAGCTGATATTTTGGCAAAGTCACTTCTAATGGAAACCTTGCAGGCTTAGGTTGGTTTTGGCAATTGAAAATCTTGTAGGACTAATGCTCTATCTATTAGGTTTAAGACATTTTCCTTATAAAGATATGCTTGGGGGGGTCTATTTTTGGGTCTATTTTTCTAGAATGTCAATGTTATATTGAATTTGATCATAGTGAAATCACTTCTCTTAATCACATAGAATCATTGAATTGTGTGATTGTTTTATTCTCATGATAttctctatatttatttttatgcgcgatgtttaataaaaacaatcaagaaaagaaattgcTTGTACTGTAAAGACTAAAAGGCAACATTTAACGATATAAATAGCATTCGTATGAAAGGattgcaggctcaaaaggtcGCAAAAATGTGTATGTTATGTTGCTGTTGTCTCAAGCAATGGCTATCAACCATGTACACAAAGTAGCTGCTTTTACTGGGGGAGGATCCCAAATTCCCAATCAAGATTACATGGAGGGAGAAAAGCAACATCTTCGCAATGAAGAAAAGTACCAATCCTCATGCCCCACTAAGGAAATGGTCACCTTTTTTGACTTTTTATAATCCTTTTCAAGGCTTTTGCTTTAATCTTATAAAAGCATGACTTtttatggggttttttttttgcccttcaAATATTATATCCcattaaaatctttcaaaaactcAAGGACATTCAACTCTCTTGCAAAATTGGGAAGAGGAACGCAATATCTTTGTTTCAATTCTTGTCTTTTCTATAGTTTCATTCTaagaaacagtaaaaaaaagtgATTCTCTATAACTTTAGCAATATATTACACTTGAAAAACTCATGTGGGCTCTTTAAAACACCTCAAGGTAGACATgtttataaaaagaattgatgATGGCTAGAACGTTTGTGCACAAACTAAATTTATCCACTCTGGAAAGTGATGAAGACTTGAGGCTCTTTAGCATTGAAGTTCTTTTgattattcataatttttttgaaaaaaaaagctttaaattcAAAGTCCAGGGCCACTATAAGAAAAAAGGACTTGGAGGTGGAAGAAAAGTAGAAGCAATATAAGAAAAGGAATTACGGGTAAGAAATCATCTTGTAACTTTGCAAGTCACTTGTTTATATGATCATTCTACCTTGGCGTGGTATCTATAAGAGTGCAATGGCAGGAAAGGAAATATTAGCATGTTTgggagtgtttttttaaaattatttttgaaaaaaaatttgaaaattttttattttattttaaattaatatgtttttgatgatttcaaattattttgatgtgctgatcttaaaaataatttttaaaaaataaaaaaaatattattgacatgcttttctaaataaaaaaaacactttaaaaaacaataacaaccacACTTCCAATACTCTATAATCCATATAATTTTCTCAGTTTAAAAAACATCCAGTCAAAGAATAAGACGTTATCGCCTAAGCTAGACTAACGTCAGGCACGACACAATGCTGAGAGCTCCTAGGAAAAGTTGTTGACTTTCAAGTAGAGATGTATATGCAAAGCAAGAAGCAGATTCTTTTTTCActgatataattatttatttattttttcactttcgTAAATAGAATAAGTAAGGATGACATCATATGACTTCATTCTTACGAGGTTCGGGTCTTTATCCCAAACTTGAAAAAACTTGCgaatataattatgaaaaagGACCGACCTTTCAGATAGCATCCTATATATCCTTTGTTCCTCAGTTAAATTCAACCCTGTTAATGTCCATTGACAAAAGGGTTTTTGTTTACTTGCACGTCTTTAACATTTGTGACCTAATTAAGCACGTTGGATGCTTCATATTTCAGTAAAAGCACGAGAAGTAAACGCAATTTAGTGGTTAAATTTACGACTTCTAATactttgggtttttttagatCAAATTAATGAGGTAATCATCGTGTAACTTAACACCGAATGTATTGAATATAGTCTAGTGCGCagattattttggtttttgctTACAAGATGAATATTAATTGTATTGCTCATAGTAAATAATACAgagatcaatatatatatatataaagcatgcGTAAACTATGTTTAACAAGGAAAGCTTAAGTTAAGGATATGCTGCCTAAtgattacaaaatttaaaaaacaaagttattatatatagataatttttctttttatttcctaGCTGTTACATGCTTGATTATTAATAGATTTG
The sequence above is drawn from the Populus alba chromosome 15, ASM523922v2, whole genome shotgun sequence genome and encodes:
- the LOC118057522 gene encoding mitochondrial import inner membrane translocase subunit TIM8 is translated as MDPSSVNSAELERFLNQEKERAMVNEMVAKLTSACWDKCITSSPGSKFSSSESSCLSNCAQRYMDMSLIIMKRFQSMN